The DNA sequence ACTCGTATCTGCTACGTGACTCTTACCTAACCACTCTCAAACATATATAACACAGACCAGTATTCTAAATTTATCTATATTACTCTTAAAAGTGCACAAAGCAGAAATATAGTAGACAAAGTTGCAAACATAATTCCGCATCTACACAATGATTAATGaaagacaaaaaaataaacCAATGTTGCTGCTATAATTTGATTAATCGACTTTAGACAGTGAAGGATATTTTTGATACTGAAGTCCACTTCTGTTACTTTCTTCACAGATAAATTGCAAGTAgacatttataaaagaaaacccAAAAAACTTCTTTAGCAAGTGAATATATGCAATATTACTCCACTGGAAACCTTATATATCAGAAACTTATGCATATTATTCAATCGGGTGGAATTTCAGTAGCAGATATTTAAGTATATAAAGTATGGATAGTAAAACAagccaattattatttttgtctgACACTTTCGCTATCTACATCCTCCCTTTTTTTTCAATTCAGCAACACATGTGATCCCAGATGACCTACCTCCATCTTGTTCTTCATTAGTTTCACCATCTACCGCTATTAAACCTCCTTGTTTAATCTCTCCGCTTTCTCAAAAAGTCCAACTCATACATCAGAATTGAAACCAATAGCCACTCACAAAACTTTGTCACCGTTTCTTGTACAACCAAACATATTTCAACGAAAATTACCAATTTATATTTACCAAAATCACCAATTTGTACTATAAAGATCACCCCAGTTTATACAACAAGAATCAGTCTCAGTTTTATGAAATCACCGattttttgttatttcaatattataaatgatgGTTTTACACGACTTTCAGCAACGAAGAAGGCTCTGGGAAATGTGTTCTTGTTCGTGTATTGTTATTTATGCTTGAAGGAAGATGGTAAAGAAAGTCAGGCAAGATCACAAGACAGAGAGAAGGTACACATACATATCTTATCTATAAAGTGCAAATAAGTGGCTAAGattttgtgaaatataaatttaaaaaaaatgaactgCTACTATATATTCtagtttattcaaattttagtttctatttgatcaattgtgtatatatattatatgtgtatatatatttattcatttatttattttaaatttctcacATTTGCATGAGAGCTAAGATCATTTTCGCTCAACCTTGGATAATAGACAACGGCCAACGCCTTGATCTATATTACTTTAGAACTTTAGGGGTTAAAGCAAAAACAGATGGATGCAAAGCAGAAATGTAGGAGACAAAGTTGCAGACATATTATCACATCTGTAAAATGGAAGACAACAAAACAACACAATGGCTGTACAGCAACAAGTCAATAACAtgattaattaacttttaacaGTTAAGTATATTTTGGTTGTCCTGAAGTTCACTGCAGTTGTACTGTTGTAGCTTTTAGTTACATTCCTCACAGATAAATTGCTATAAGAAACCCCAAGATAAAATTGGTTCAGCAAGCGAATCtatgcaaaaataataaaaatattcctCCCCGCCCCCTTCTCAAGAGTaaactcttccaagaaagaagtAATATGAACTACTTACCATATCTCACATATTTGTTAAAACCAAACATGATACATGGTTCATATATCCTGAATAATAGATGGTGGAAATGAAACATACTTTCTGCTCGTTCACCTGAGCTGATTGACCATCATACATTTGAGATGGGTCTTCGATATGTTTCTCATTAGGGTCTTCCTCCCTAGTAGATGTGTCTGCTTCCTTGCGTTGAAGTTCACCCCCTTGCCCAACTTTCTTTCCTCGTACATGAGCAGATGTTGCCTGATACAAAAGATTAGGAAGATATCCTAGAAAAGTTACTAGCTTGAACCTTAATATGGCAACACTGCTTTCAAAGCTAAACTAGCGTTATACACTAGCTGCAGAGCTTTTCCACATCTGAGTAAGGTCTAATTAGCCCTTGATGTCGAGCCAACTACATTATGTTGTAATAGCATTCAAATATAgaagtgttaaaatataatatgcaaGTGCACAtggagagaggggagggggCGTACTGCAGGTTTGTTCAGTAAACGGACTTTCAGGCCATTTCTCCAGGTACCCTCTTCATTTAATTCTGTGACCTGTATGATAGACAAGTCATTATTGTCCAGTAACTTAAACAAAAGAGATATCTAcaaagagagagagggagagtttAATAAGTCATTATTGTCCAGTAATTCAAACAAAAGAGATATCTATAAATcagggagagggagggggagggagaggggggggggggggggggggggtcggaaggggaaagagagagagagagcttaACAAGTCATTATTGTCCAATAATACAAACAAAAGAGGCGACATTAACAAAagagggagagagaaagagagagagagagagagagagagagagagagagagagagagagagagagagagagagagagagagagagagagagcacaTACTGCTTGTTCAGCAAGTTCAACAGATTCATATTCCACAAAAGCATGCAACTGAAGAGATATAATAGAATCAAATATTAGAGACACATGGGTGTAGCAAaagtcatttaaaaaaaaaacatatatgtcAATCAAAAAACAACACTGAGAATAAATACAAATGTACGTCTACATTAGTTGATTAAAAGCAACGGACAAAAGATGAGAACAAGGTCAGCTATTGCATAGCTGTTCCTTCTAAGAATCATGAATTAATTGTAAAGCAGGCTTCCTACaatatcgaattaaaaaccTGCTATAACTTTACCTTACTGCTATAATAATTTACTCCATCAGCTTTTGCTACTTTCGACCCTGAGGATGATCCACCATTGGAAGGCTGGGGCTGGCAGGTTCGAATTGACTTCACACTGGCAAGGAACCATATTAAGTAGCAAAAGGAACATATACATCcagtatcaaaataatcaatcaGATTATCATGTACCTTCCAACAGCTGAGAAAATCTTCATGAGGTTCTGGTGACAATGGTCTTCGGGTAAATTTTCAGCAATAACTATACGGGACTATTAGAAAACAAATAAAGGATATAAGTGAAAGAGCAAAGCAATAAATGAACGAAAACATCGTTATATCTCAGTCAAACTTCTCAACTTCTAAAAAAAATAGCAGGTAAGAAAGTTACAAGTTTAAAGTACTGCAGTACTTCGCATTGACAATGTGTTCAAAAACATGCCCAGTCAATGTACTAGAAACTTGTACCCAGGTCAgctacttagcaaaaaaaaaaaaaaaattgtacccAGGTAGCAGTTTTACTACAGAAGGCAAATATATATCAAACGAGAAATTTGACCTACTTGCAGCTCTTCCATATCCGAATCTGTTAGGGGGAGCAGGCGTCGCACTTTCTTCCCATCTTCACTAACCACCTACAGATTGttgcattaaaaaaaatcaaaagaccTGTCTAGCATCAATTAGAGCGTGCAAAAATTACAGTGTAAAAGCTTACAAGCTTTGTTGAGTTCCTCAGAATGCCAGCAAGCTGGGTAGTACTGCTAACAAAAGCTTTGATTTTCTTGAAAGAGAAAACAACAGAGAGTGGCACTGCATCAAATTTAAAAGTACCAAACTCAGTagattttatcatttaatttaaaaaaaacaaaaacatgcaCCTCAAATGCTAGTAAGCCATTTCGGTTATAAATAGTCACATAacctatgttactcggactcttcattttgcctcgaagtacccgtgtcggacactcgacactcggacatggacACTTGGACTAGGACACTTATTTTCGGCcaaaaaaatgtaaatttttcataatagtCTCGAGTCCGACACATGGACACGTATCCATGTCGGACACTTCTAGccgagtccgagtaacatagcACATAACTGATCAGTCAACacctatatatatagggatcCCCATGTCACTTTGGTAAGGTCGTTCTTGCTACTTGCCAGTGCTATAGTTTTTTCAACGTAATCCATTTCTTTGtccacaaaattttaaaattcaccTCTATCATGcctaaaacttaaaagatttaAGAAGGTATGAAGAGCTTAGTCTATGCGATCTACAATTTACTTTTAAGAGTAAAAATCATTCATGTCACTACCCACTCATACTTGATAAGAACATGTCCATTTTCCATATTTTAATAGTGCTACACTTACAAAAACAAGTTGAGCTCATATACTATATTCTGCAATACATACTTATCACAATAAGTTTGATGGAGGGATACTATTGGCCAAGACTCTGATACGGTATTATCTACAAGAGTTGCAATAAAAACTTAAGTTATGATACCAATCAAAAAACTGTACCATATCCATCAGGATCTTTGTTGATGAACCTCATTAGATGATCAGTAGTTGCCAAATTGACATCACTGAAATAATACTCCACCTGCAGATTGATTTATTAAagataaatcaatatattagCAGGAATTCTGTTTGACAAAAACATCGTACTAACAATTtaggaaataaaaatttatggtATATAAACTACTTGAATGATCCAACAAAGATGATAATTGACATGGTCTCCCAGATTTCATGTtgcacaaaaagaaaaaagatatgTACATTCTGAGTCTCTTAAAACTGTgagcatataaaaaaaactctgTGTTTTGGTTGAATTGTAAGCCATGGTTTTCGCGCGCGGGtggcggggggggggggggggggggggggggtgtttaATCAAAGCAAGATAACATTCAGAAGACCAGATAAATGGTATGTAATGCTCAATAACTAGGTTCCTGGTGTGCATGTTCTACTTTAATAGCCGCGGGTAATTGTCACAAGTTGTAACTTACAAGAAATTGCCATCTAACATGAACCTTTTTCCTATCATATCTGAAGAAATCTCAACAGCCAGCTCTGGCTATATAAAATCTTGTCCTATTTTGGAATGAACtagtttataaaattataaatttctaaAGTAATAATTGTTCTTGTCCTTAAAcaagcaaatatatatatattaatttacataAAATTATCCAGATTGTCTATTACGAGAGTCCAACAAAAAATGCCTTTAAAACACCACGAATGTTGAATGACTTTATTTAAAAGCTATCTTCGCTAACATTGTCTATTATCATAGTAGGTCAAAAAGGAAGTTACGTAAGTTCCAAAAAAAACCCAGGTTGACGTATGTATCACACACATAAAGGCCCTAATATCCATTTGGGCAACACAGTGAACAGAAAAACACATATCATGTACGACAAAAAAAGAATCTAAATGATAAATAACGACGAATATAGGTTAACTTAGTAAAAACCAGATTTCTCGATCGTCATATAAGTTGTCGTGATTGTGCCGCAAAATAAGGATCTGCTATCCTCGTGAACAAGCATACAAATCAAAATGCTGCTGACATTAGCTTAGGGCACAACCAAGCATTCAATCACAACTAAAATCCATAACAATCATATCACAAAAGCAATCAAATAATCACAACATACACGAATCAGACAGTTCGAAATCAGCACAAAAAACCTAATTACACAGCAAAATCCATAACAACAAACAAAAACCAGCACCTGATTAATGAGTTTCTGAGTAGCTTCATCTGTAATCTCAGTCTTCGTGCCATCACCCGCACTTTTCTTCGCCGAAACAGCTTGAACAAGCGGCTGCGGCGCCTGCTGAGGCTGATGATACTGCACAACCGGCACATACTGCTGCGTAAAGCCTCTCTGATTCCCTCTCACATGAGCCTGCGCCGGAAAATACCCACTCCCCGGCGCTTTATGATACACAAACTCCGCCGAGCGCGGCACGAACTCAGCTGCCTTAGCATTCAGCCGACTCGACGACAAGTTCCTCGACAGCGACGGATCGGACGCTTCGGCGCGATCTTCGGAGGCCATTTTTAAGCTCAATTAGGGTTTGCAATTGCTAACTTTATTGGATCTGATCTAGTATGAGGATGATTATTAAGATAGATACAAACACTATATGTATTATGATGTTGTTAATTGAAAAGTGTATGTATAGATATATGATATGTGTGGAGAGTGATAGTGAGCTGCTGGCTTTGCTGGGCTAGGGGCAGAGCAGAGAGACAATGGAGAGGATTTCTCGGTTTTAAAGATTTGCCCCTTTTCTCGTATTTATACTACGCACCCTTGGGGCTCTTTTCACCCTCTCTTGCTAATGTAGCTAGACTATTTATCCATTCTTTTCATGTGTTTGCCGTTTTCTTGATAAATCACACTCTTAAACACTCCtcctataaattttattacttgttataattatttattactatatttatttttaggaaattactcaaaatattgttttttgaaaatattatcattttttaaatttatttccaaaattaccactttttaaaattttattttattttatttttaacgtAGTAACTACAACTTTTGCAACTGAAACTGCaactttgatttaatttttgaaaatgttCATTCATAGGTTGATTTTAGTTGATTCTttttgattcagatgatgataagATTTCCGCCTCTAATACAACCACAGTCAAActaaggagatggagaagaggAATAAGAAGAAGGGAAAAAAGGAGGCGGAGAGAGCGAGGGATCTCGTTATCTTCACCGATACCTCAACACAAGAAGCGGCATCATAGCTATCAGAAGTGCTGTAAGGTGAATTAGTAGAAGTTGTATCCCGTTCTTTTTGCATACGTTTTGTATCATAATTGTATCGTGCAAAGGTAGAAGTTGTATCTGCTGTATTATAGTTGTTATTTTCATCTATCTCTTCATCTCTTACAGACGTAGTAGCAGACGTGCTATCATAGTTGTTGTCACTGCTTCCATCTCACTTGTGTCATTGCCTTTGCTAAAGCAGTTGTGATGAGCAGCTACCATGTTTGATTTGGTTTTTTCATCACAGCTATCATGtttgatttgatatttttaaggGTGCACGAgcgcaacttattatgcaacacATTATGTAACCATATATGATTTcaagtattaattttttattaaactgGGAACACAttaggtaacagtgtgtatattagtttctaacagctactttaccctctgtgacccctcaaagtttatgtattatattttgaaattatttacgaacacacacaatgatatataaaaaattaaaataaattttaaaatatgtatttagatttagaatccgaatttatttattttttatataaacaatgtaacttattttaaaataaatacatattttaaaatttattttaattttttttatatcgttgtgtgtgtgttcagaaataatttcaaaatataatacataaactttgagggtCACATGGGGTAAAGTAGTTGTTAGtaactaatatacacattgtTACTTTTTAAACAGTAAAAATTAACGGCTGTTTTTAAAGAATGTGTGGGTTATGGTTACTAACTTAAAGctaattgaaatttgaagttACAAACTATTATGTTTCAAAATATGAGATCTAATTTGCTAATGAGTCAAAGTCTGGagttacaaagtgcaataagctTTTAAAGAATGGAGTAACTTACAACGACTATCATTGACGGTGTGCGAATGCTTGTTATTTTAAATACAGATAAACAGATACAGACCCCTGGCTTAGCTTCCCAACGTACCCAAACACACTAAATTATTGTCCCTCCACCAGTCCACCTTTTAACATTCAAATATCACACAGTAAACACACACAGAGAGCACTTCATTAGGCCTCCATAGATCTGCTGCTAAATATCTGTGAAAACTCCAAAATAAGCTTCAATCATGCTAAATAAATCTTCATCTTCCAAAAAAACAAAGAATGAAGCCCTTAAAAGAGCTCCATTTCAAGAAGTCAACAGAGGAGGGTTATCAAGAAACAGTAGTGGTAGAAGTACTAGTAGCATTTCATCTTCAATTGATGCTCCGACTGGTTGTCTTCGtttctttttatcaaattcTAAAACACCCATTTCTCAAAAACCCAAACTCAAGTCCAAAATGACTACTAAGTCAGCTCCCAATGCGAAAACAAGGTCTACTTCTTCGAGATCTAGTAAAAACCCTAGTGAAAATCACCCCCCAAAACCCAAGAGCAAGAAAAAAGATCCCATTGTTTCAGTTGTTGCTTCAAAAGCAAAGCTTTTGAGGAAAAGCCCATCTGTGTTGAATGAGATTGGGGTGGATATGTGTTTACCGAACCCGGGTTCGAAGAAATTGGATAATGCAGGTGAAGTGTTTGATCATATGGGTGGTAGTAATGTTGATTTTACTCCTCTCGGTAAATTAGGATGTGGGTCTGTTTTAGATTGCGATAATAGTGGTAAGAGTGTGGCGGAAAAAGGGTCAAGTAGTGGCAGTGCTATTAAGACACCACCTGTTCAGGCTTCAGTGTCACCTGAGCTTCTTCGTGGCTCTTCTGTGTTGAATTCAATTAGTACAATGACACCTAGTACTTGTTATGGTGCTGGTCATGTTATTTCCGGGGTTAGTGATAAGAGGAAATGTAGGCCTAAAGGTGTTCTCACTGTCGGGGCAGAGCTTGATTCTTCTGGATGTAATGTTGAAGGTGATAATGTTGTTCGTGGTGAGGATAGTTCAGGACATTTTATAAGGATCCTTACGGGTTCTAGGCCTTCATTGGTTCCTTTGCCTGTTGAAGCTTCTATGAGCTGGCATTTATCTCCTTGTCACGAGGAGGATGTAGGTGAGAAGGGTGATGCTGTGCATAAGCTGTTTCAAAAGGGGAATTCTGTAGGATTGGTTACACTAGACTCACCCTCCTTGTCTACATCACCTGATGAGCTTGCTACTAATCTATGCGACACTGGTAGTTATAATGATGATCTTGATTCAGATGCCACTCCAAGAGGGAGACTAACTAGGATAACTTTGCTTTCTCCCAGAAGACTTGCAGAATTTCAAGTGATAAAGGCTTCAGCTGATACAGCAGTAGAACGTCTGTCTCTGTCTTCTCCTTCAATTACACCTGATGGTAAGGTTGTCTTGTCAAAAGAAGAAAGGGATAATGAAAATAATTGGGCTGGAGAAAGTACTCCACTTTCTATTGGGTCACTAAGTAGTGGGAATGTTATGCAGACCCCAAAGTCAGAGTCAAGTTCAGAAAGACATGTTTTTCCATCTTGGTTAGATGTGGAAGATTCTGCTCAGGAAACTGCAATTGATTCATTGACTGAACTTCTACGACCACAAAGTTTATCACCTAGGAGCCAGAAGTCAACCTGGGATCCACTTGGTTTAAAATTTCAGTCCACTGATTTGAGTTCGCCTTGCATTTCTATTGATCCTATTCAGCACCAGAAAGCTATAGAGAAGCATGCTTCTTGGTTTTCTGGGTCTACTTTCGGAGATATGCAGAATTCTGAGACAAGGATATCTTGGAGGGAAGGTTTAGTGAGTCAGGTTCTAGAAATGGACGACCTAGATTGCTGCAGGTACATGTCAGATGAGGAGAATGATGCCGGAGGAAGCAGTGAATATCTGGTAAAAGTGTGTCATGAGTCTGAAGGTGAGCAAAATGATAGGTTATCAACCAGTGGCTTGAGGTCTCCTGTGTTTCTTGACTGTGAACCTGACATTGGTAGTAAAGGAAAGGGAAAAATATCTTCTTCGAAACTTAATTCATGTGCAGAGTCCATATGCACCGACGGTGGAGGGCTAGTTGCTTCCAGAGATTCTGACTGGACTATATGCTACAAAAACCAGTTGTTTGACATATAATTGCTATCATCTCATTTGACTTGAACATTAACTACATAGTAAGTTTTTCTGTGCTTACTTCCCTTTGAGAACACCTCTGTGTTTCTTTATAATGTAGCACAATGTCCAACATAGAAATTCAGAAAGCATGTTCTTTTAGTTCTTCAGTTATTGTCATGGTTAAAATTCTAAATGCCTTGTTCTCATTGAATTGATTCACTATATCTATATCTGTTTGTTGACCTATACAAAGCAGCACTACACAACTTTGTACCGTTATGGGCACTGGTTAGTTGTTGATTCTAGCTGTAACATCTAGTAGAGATTATCTTATCTTTAAAGAAAATTGAACTACAAGCTCTTGAAGTCACATAGACAAGATTTTAGACTAAACCACAAGGGTTGTCACTTGTAAGAATATTGTGTTCTGATGTTGATTATATAGCTTGAAGTTGATGTGCCTTGCAAGAATATGAGTTGCTTAGTAAACCTGATAGCCTACTCTGAAGGAAATATGTCTAAATTACCTTATTTGCTACATGTATCACTATAAGTCTGTGACTCATCTTAACTTTGTTATCTCAATTATCATTTAGCTAATATAATTGAAACATCGGATTTTATTATGACATATATATGGATTCAGGggtgatttaaatgattaaggAGGCTAAATTTTCTATATTAcatattgtgtgtgtgtgtctatacaTATGTATGTTGTATCATTTATAGTTTACAAAAAAAGTATAACACTCTTTCAGGCCACCATGGGAAAAGAAATTACTAGCAAAGCAAAATAATTCTATGTCGAAACATttcaaaaaacaatttaaatgcCTGTACTCTGTACAACTATATCTCTTaatttttcatcaaattctAAGTTACAGTTTTAATGGTGAAAACAGACTGTCCAACCAGTTTCAAGTCTCTGTTTGTTCATGGCCCGTTACATGATTGTTATGACTCATTTTGATAAGTTGAGACGAGTCCATGGACCTTGGACAAGTCTACTAGTAGTCAAAATACACAATGAGGGCTCTAACAATGCATACTAAAGAGAACCTAAGGAAGCGATGTACTTGGTGAATTGTGATTATGGGACAACAAATGAGTAACAATTATAGTGAACTTGTAAAGTTCTAATTTCTTATGaaacatgaattttatttaacataatCAACAAAGCAACTTGCAAATTTATGAAAATGAATCAATGAAGTGCAACTGCATAAGCATACTTACTTGCAGAAAAACAATGGAGTTTACCTGTAGAAAAAGAACATTTACTGCATGAAACAGAGCAGAATAAACTGCTACTTCCTACTAGACTGCTGTCTGCAGAAAGGGTAAATTGCAGGATTCCTAAAACACAAATCTGGGTAGGATATTTAAAACACAAATCTGGGGAATCTGAAATTCTGTATAACGTAACTAAAAacgttccaacttcaattcaaGAAAAGCAAATAAAACATCTGGATTCTAgatatgtatttttattaaaaaaaagtcgATACTGACTGGGTTATAAACCAGTCGACTAATCGGCTCAACTAGACATCCGATATACTGACATTCACCGAGGAGTTGTAATTAGTTGATGACTTAGTACCGCTTGGTTGACTAGTCGACGAACTCAACAACAGTGGCCCATTATTACTATTGTAAAGTTCTTGCGAAAGTTGGGGATGGCCAAGGCCAAGGCTACCTATTGCCCTGTCATGAGTCATGACTATCTTTCTCAGCATTATAGTTTTCAGAATGTTATGCAACTCCTTATTATAATGAATGAAGAATATATGAAATAGACCATCAAACTGACAAATAAAAGTAGTTCCATCAAGTGCCTGCAATCAAAAGAGTTGACCTGAAGGAAAGatcttgataaatattttataagagatTGCATCTTgcaattttttcttttgatagTATATAGATACAGTTGTCTACTTACTGCCTTGTTATTGACTACATACTTGAATAGAGTTGATATCTTTTCATATTAGCCTCATTTAATAAATTGTCAAGTAGAAAGTATGATTGATATACATATGTTACATATTTGGAGCTTATTGCGACTCCTTGTTACCTGGTTACAGATTTGCATTGGCCTGCATACATATCTTTTAGCAGTACCATGTTACATCAGGAATCAAATCATCAATGAAATTACTAGTCATCAAGTCATTTTCTTGTGGTAACCTGGATTAGTGACACCTCTTTCGATTGTTTCCATTTTGAA is a window from the Daucus carota subsp. sativus chromosome 8, DH1 v3.0, whole genome shotgun sequence genome containing:
- the LOC108199688 gene encoding la-related protein 6B isoform X2, producing the protein MASEDRAEASDPSLSRNLSSSRLNAKAAEFVPRSAEFVYHKAPGSGYFPAQAHVRGNQRGFTQQYVPVVQYHQPQQAPQPLVQAVSAKKSAGDGTKTEITDEATQKLINQVEYYFSDVNLATTDHLMRFINKDPDGYVPLSVVFSFKKIKAFVSSTTQLAGILRNSTKLVVSEDGKKVRRLLPLTDSDMEELQSRIVIAENLPEDHCHQNLMKIFSAVGSVKSIRTCQPQPSNGGSSSGSKVAKADGVNYYSSKLHAFVEYESVELAEQAVTELNEEGTWRNGLKVRLLNKPAATSAHVRGKKVGQGGELQRKEADTSTREEDPNEKHIEDPSQMYDGQSAQGEEHASEKEGGRGKGRGRGRGKGRGRPQHHNHNQNHRGNHVGGSSSVHPVNSEHPTVFKPPPGPRMPDGTRGFSMGRGKPVVV
- the LOC108199688 gene encoding la-related protein 6B isoform X1, with protein sequence MASEDRAEASDPSLSRNLSSSRLNAKAAEFVPRSAEFVYHKAPGSGYFPAQAHVRGNQRGFTQQYVPVVQYHQPQQAPQPLVQAVSAKKSAGDGTKTEITDEATQKLINQVEYYFSDVNLATTDHLMRFINKDPDGYVPLSVVFSFKKIKAFVSSTTQLAGILRNSTKLVVSEDGKKVRRLLPLTDSDMEELQSRIVIAENLPEDHCHQNLMKIFSAVGSVKSIRTCQPQPSNGGSSSGSKVAKADGVNYYSSKLHAFVEYESVELAEQAVTELNEEGTWRNGLKVRLLNKPAATSAHVRGKKVGQGGELQRKEADTSTREEDPNEKHIEDPSQMYDGQSAQVNEQKGEEHASEKEGGRGKGRGRGRGKGRGRPQHHNHNQNHRGNHVGGSSSVHPVNSEHPTVFKPPPGPRMPDGTRGFSMGRGKPVVV
- the LOC108197823 gene encoding uncharacterized protein LOC108197823; its protein translation is MLNKSSSSKKTKNEALKRAPFQEVNRGGLSRNSSGRSTSSISSSIDAPTGCLRFFLSNSKTPISQKPKLKSKMTTKSAPNAKTRSTSSRSSKNPSENHPPKPKSKKKDPIVSVVASKAKLLRKSPSVLNEIGVDMCLPNPGSKKLDNAGEVFDHMGGSNVDFTPLGKLGCGSVLDCDNSGKSVAEKGSSSGSAIKTPPVQASVSPELLRGSSVLNSISTMTPSTCYGAGHVISGVSDKRKCRPKGVLTVGAELDSSGCNVEGDNVVRGEDSSGHFIRILTGSRPSLVPLPVEASMSWHLSPCHEEDVGEKGDAVHKLFQKGNSVGLVTLDSPSLSTSPDELATNLCDTGSYNDDLDSDATPRGRLTRITLLSPRRLAEFQVIKASADTAVERLSLSSPSITPDGKVVLSKEERDNENNWAGESTPLSIGSLSSGNVMQTPKSESSSERHVFPSWLDVEDSAQETAIDSLTELLRPQSLSPRSQKSTWDPLGLKFQSTDLSSPCISIDPIQHQKAIEKHASWFSGSTFGDMQNSETRISWREGLVSQVLEMDDLDCCRYMSDEENDAGGSSEYLVKVCHESEGEQNDRLSTSGLRSPVFLDCEPDIGSKGKGKISSSKLNSCAESICTDGGGLVASRDSDWTICYKNQLFDI